The nucleotide window ccctccctcagttcccccctccctcagttcccctccctcagttcccccctccctcagttccccccgtgcctcagtttcccccactTACAGTCGCGCTCGGACAGCGAGTACGGCTTGATCTCCTCCTCGGGGCGCTtggggggcggccggcgggcgggggctgcgggggggtgggggggtggaaTTGGGGTCACCTgagcccccccccgccccccccgggcccccccaaAACTCACCGGGGCGGTTGGAGAAGAAACCCTCGAAGATGACAAAGTTGttcacctggggaagggggaacGTTTCGGGGGGGATCTGCCCCAGCTCGGGGCAAAAATTTGGGGTGTTTACCCCCCCCCGGCCAGGGCAGTTCTTCAGGCTTGTCCCCCCCCCTTGCGGCAAATCTTTGGGGTAATTTTCCACCCCCCTGGGGGCACTTTTGGAGGTTCTACCACCCCCAGGGCAAAAATTTGGGTTGATtaacccccccccccgcccggggcaATTCCTCCGgctccaccccccccccgcttAGGGCAAATATTTGGGGTGATTCATGTCCCCCCCCCAATAAAGCCAAGAGGTGATTTACCCCCCTCCCGGGGACAAAAATGGGGATAAACACTCAGGGTTTGGGCACCCTGCGAGGGTTGGGGACgccctgggggggctggggacccccccaggatgggggggggacaccccgggacGTCCCCCCGTCACCTGCGGGATGGCGTCCTGCAGCCCGTAGTGTTTTCGGAGGAAGCCCAGGAGCTTCGGGGAGGGTCGGTCGATGGCCAAACGTCGCGGCTCGACCCTCTCGCTCTGCGGGGTTGGGGTGGGCAACAGATGTCCCTTTGTGGCCCCCCCGCAACGTGTGTccccccctgccaccccccccGGTTTCGTCCCCGATTGTCACCTGCAGCATGTGCTGGAACAGCTCCCGCCCGTGGCCGTGTCGCTGCAGCGACTCGTGGATGTAAAAATCCAGCACGCAAAGCGGCTCCGCTTCGTTGTGGGCGCCGTGACGGTCCTGGGGGGCGCAAAACGGGACATTTgagggggggggacacacagagTGGCTGGTGGGGTGGGCTTGGGTGGCCGGGaacccccccccagccccaaaaacACTCACCAGGAGGAATAATTTCTTGTATCCGACCTTGAGGAAGCCGATGACGGCGCctctgggggtcctggggggggggaGACgggaggggttttttgggggtggggggcttgggggggtttgggggttttcgggggggtccccaccTCTGGCTGTTGCCGTCCCGCAGGATGTAGAGCACGTGCCGGTTGCTCTCCATGCGCGCGGCGCTGGTGACCGGGGCGGGGAGGCCCTGGGCCTGGCGCCCCCAGTTAATACCAGTTACCTCCCAGTAACCCTCCAGCGTCCCCAGTAGCCTCCCATTAACACGATTAACCCCCCCCAGTTACCCCCGGTATCCCCCCAGTATCCCTAATAACCCCCCAGTAACCCAAATACCCTCCCCAGTATCCCTAAGAAGCCTCCGGTAACCCAAATAACCCTTTCCAGTTAACACCAGTAtccccccagtaaccccccagtATCCCTAATAACCCCCCAGTACCCACATATCCCCTCCCAGTTAACACCAATATCCCCCCAGTATCCCTAATAACCCCCGATAACCCAAATAACCCCTCCCAGTTAACACCAGTATCCCCCCAGTATCCCTAATAACCCCCAGTAACCCACATATCCCCCCCCAGTTAACACCAGTATCCCCCCAGTATCCCTAATAACCCCCCAATAACCCAAATAACCCCTCCCAGTTAACACCAGTATCCCTCCAGTAACCCCCCGGTATCCCTAGTAACCCCCCAGTAACCCAAATAACCCCCCCAGTTACCCCCGGTATCCCACCAGTAACTTCCCTGTATCCCTAATAATACCCCAGTAACCTCCCAGTACCCCCCAGTATCCCAAATAACCCCTCCCAGTTACCCCCGGTAACCCCCCAGTATCCCTAATAACCCCCCAGTaacctcccagtgcccccagtgcccccccatTAACCCCTAATAACCCCCCATtagcccccagtgccccccattAGCCCCCAATGACCCCCCATtagcccccagtgcccccattAACCCAAATAACCCCCCATTAGCCCCCAATGACCCCCCATtagcccccagtgccccccattAGCCCCCAATGACCCCCCATtagcccccagtgcccccccattagccccagtgacccccagtagcccccaataaccccccatTAGCCCCAATGACCCCCCATTAGCCCCAATAACCCCCCATtagcccccagtgcccccattAGCCCCAATGACCCCCATTAGCCCCAATAACACCCATTAGCCCCCAATGCCCCCCCATTAGCCCCCAGTGCCCCATTAGCCCCAATAACACCCATTAGCCCCAATGACCCCCCATtagcccccagtgccccccattAGCCCCCAATGACCCCCCATTAGCCCCAATGACCCCCATTAGCCCCCAATGCCCCCCCATTAGCCCCCAGTGCCCCATTAGCCCCAATAACACCCATTAGCCCCAATGACCCCCCATcagccccagtgcccccattAACCCAAATAACCCCCCATTAGCCCCCAATGACCCCCATTAGCCCCCAATGCCCCCCATTAGCCCTCAATGACCCCCCATTAACCCCAATGACCCCCATtagccccagtgcccccatcagcccccagtgccccatTAGCCCCAATAACCCCCCATTAGCCCCAATGACCCCCATTAGCCCCCAATGCCCCCCATTAGCACCCAATAACCCCCCATTAGCCCCAATGACCCCCATtagccccagtgcccccccatTAGCCCCAATGCCCCCCATtagcccccagtgcccccattAGCCCCCAGTGCCCCATTAGCCCCAATAACCCCCCATTAGCCCCAATGACCCCCATTAGCCCCCAATGCCCCCCATTAGCACCCAATAACCCCCCATTAGCCCCAATGACCCCCATtagccccagtgcccccccatTAGCCCCAATGCCCCCCATtagcccccagtgcccccattAGCCCCCAGTGCCCCATTAGCCCCAATAACCCCCCATTAGCCCCAATGACCCCCATTAGCCCCCAATGCCCCCCATTAGCACCCAATAACCCCCCATTAGCCCCAATGCCCCCCATtagccccagtgcccccccattagccccagtgacccccattagcccccagtgcccccccattagccccagtgacccccattagccccagtgcccccccaccTCGGCCGAGGCCTTGCCCAGCTCATCAATGACCgtcctgagctgctgctccacGTCCCCCCTGCGCCGGGGGGACATCGAGGGGCGGCCGGGACATCGGGGGGGCGGTGGGGACAGGgtcacccccaaacccccccggggtccccccagagccccccagaaAAAGACcaggccggggggggggggccggtCTGAGGAGCCGTTTCCCAGCATGCCCCGGGGCGGGACCCCCAATTTCCCAGCATGCCCCGGGGTGGGGGATCCCCAGTTTCCCAGCATGCCCCGGGACAGAGACCCCCAGTTTCCCAGCATGCCCTGTGGTGGGACCCCCAGTTTCCCAGCATGCCCCTGGGTGGGGGACCCCCAGTTTCCCAGCATGCCTTGGGGCAGGACCCCCAGTTTCCCAGCATGCCCCGGGACAGAGACCCCCAGTTTCCCAGCATGCcccgggacagggacccccagtTTCCCAGCATGCCCCGGGGTGGGGGACCCCCAGTTTCCCAGCATGCCCCGGGACAGAGACCCCCAGTTTCCCAGCATGCCCCGGGACAGAGACCCCCAATTTCCCAGCATGCCCCAGGGCGGGACCCCCAGTTTCCCAGCATGCCCCGCGTAAGGGACCCCCAGTTTCCCAGCATGCCCCGGGGTGGGGGATCCCCAGTTTCCCAGCATGCCCTGGGGCAGGACCCCCAATTTCCCAGCATGCCCCGCGTAagggacaccccccccccagTTTCCCAGCATGCCCCGGGACAAcagccaccaccacccccccccccgcccattAACCTCCCGGGGACGGGGTCCTCCAGTTTCCCAGCATGCCCCGCGCCCCCGTTTTGTTTCCCAGCATGCCCCGGGCGGGTGTAGGCCCCGGTACCGGTGGGTGGGCCCGGGGCGCCCGGCAGGCCGCAGGTGCTGGTCCACCACGCAGAAACGGTCGCCCAGCACCGGCGCCAGGTCGAAGGGGAACTCCATGGCCGCCTccgcccgccgggcccggccccgcagcctcCGCCTccgcccgccgggcccggcccggccgccgccgccaccggcAGCTTAGCCACGCCCCCTAGCAACGGCCGAACCAATCGCCGCCTGCCTTCGCCCTCCTCATAGCAACCGAGCCCCGCCCCAAGGGGTTAACCCCGCCCCTAGCAACCGCCGAACCAATCACCGCCTCCCGTCGCTCCTCCCGTAGCAACCGAGCCCCGCCCCAAGGGGTTAACCGCGCCCCCTAGCAACGGCCGAACCAATCGCCGCCTGCCTTCGCCCTCCTCGTAGCAACCGAGCCCCGCCCCAAGGGGTTAACCCCGCCCCTAGCAACCGCTGAACCAATCACCGCCTCCCATCGCTCCTCCCATAGCAACCAAGCCCCGCCCCAAGGGGGTTAACCCCGCCCCCTAGCAACCGCCGAACCAATCACCGCCTCCCATCGCTCCTCCCATAGCAACCGAGCCCCGCCCCAAGGGGGTTAACCCCGCCCCCTAGCAACCGCCGAACCAATCGCCGCCTCCCAGCAACCCTCCGCCCTTAGCAACCAGCGAACCGCTGTGCCGCGGAGCATGACGGGATGTATCCCCCCTACCGGCGCAAAGCACGCTGGGATGTATCCCCCCCCCCAAACGAGTGCAAAACCCCCACTTTCGAGTGTGAAAAAAACCGCTTTATTCCCCTGTTCGCGGCTCAGGGGGccgggggggaggcggggggcgCCCCCACGGCCGCGTCTTCCCTCAGGTAGCCCTTGTAGAGGCGGCGCAGGCGGGCGAtggcggccggggcgggcggctgcCGCTCGTACCAGGGGTACCaggggcggcgcggcgcgggcgCCGGGGGCGTCCTGGCCACGGCGGGGTGGCGGTTGGAGAAGTCTTCGCGGGGGGCGGGCACGTAGGGGACGCGCAGCCACAGCAGCCCTGCGGGGAGCGGGATTCAGCGGCGGCCGCGGgagccggggggcggcggggggctgTTCTCACCGTGGTCCTGCGCCTGCGCCACGGCCCGCGAGAGGAGCTTGTGCTGCTTCATGCACAGCCCTGCGGGGACGCCGTCAGGGACCCCGAGCGGCGGCTGAACCCCAGGCCCTGACCCCCGACCCCCAACCTatgaccccccagcccctgacCCCCgacccctgacccccagcccctgatCCCCAGCCCCTGACCCCCAACCTgtgaccccccagcccctgacCCCCgacccctgacccccaacctgtgacccccagcccctgacCCCCgacccctgacccccagcccctgatCCCCAGCCCCTGACCCCCgacccctgacccccagcccctgacCCCCGACCCCCAGCCCGTGACCCCCAGCACGACCCCGAacctgtgacccccccagcccctgacccccaacctgtgacccccagcccctgacccccagcccctgacccccagcccctgacCCCCGACCTGTGACCCCCAACCCCTGACCCCACCTGTGACCCCCACCCCCTGACCCCAGCCCCTGACCCCACCTGTGACCCCCCTGCCtgtgacccccagcccctgacCCCCAACATGTGACCCCTaacccctgacccccaacctgtgacccccagcccctgacCCCCAACATGTGACCCCTAACCCCTGACCCCCCACCtgtgacccccagcccctgacCCCCAACCTGTGACCCGACCCCTGCCTGTGACCCCCAACCCCTGACCCCCAGTCCCTGACCCCCCACCTGTGACCCCCAACCCCTGACCCCCCACCTGTGACCCCCAACCCCTGACCCCACCCTGTGACCCCCGACCCCTGACTCCCAGCCTGTgacccccaacctgtgtcccccgacccctgacccccaacttgtgacccccagcccctgacccccaaccccagCCTGTGACCCCAACCCCTGACCCCAACTGTGACCCCTGACCCCTGACCCCAGCCTGTGACCCCCGACCCCTGACCCCCAACATGTGACCCCCAACATGTGACCCCTAACCCCTGACTCCAGCCtgtgacccccagcccctgacCCCAATCTGTGACCCGTACCCCCCACCTGTGACCCCCAACCTgtgaccccccagcccctgacCCCAGCCTGTGACCCCCGACCCCTACCCCCCCACCTGTGACCCCCAGCCTGTGACCCCCGACCCCTGACCCCTAACCCCAGCCtgtgacccccagcccctgacCCCTGACCCCAGCCTGTGACCCCCgacccctgacccccaacctgtgacccccagcccctgacCCCAGCCTGTGACCCCGACCCCTGACCCCTaacccctgacccccagcccctgacCCCAATCTGTGACCCCTACCCCCCACCTGTGACCCCCAACCCCTGACCCCAGCCTGTGACCCCCGACCCCTGACCTGTGACCCCCAGCCCCCGACCCACCGGTGTGCGTGGGGTGCAGGACGACGCCCGAGTGGGGGCAGATGAACTGGTCCAGGAGCTTCACGTTCTGCGGGACGAggagaaaatgaggagaaacgggggaaatgaggagaaacggggaaaagaggagaaacgggggaaaagaggagaaacgggggaaaagaggagaaacgggggaaagaggagaaacggggaaatgaggagaaacgggggaaatgaggagaaacgggggaaagaggagaaacgggggaaagaggagaaatgggggaaaatgaggagaaacgggggaaatgaggagaaacgggggaaagaggagaaacGGGGGAAATGAGGagagaaatggggggaaatgaagaaaaatggggGGAATGAGAAGAGAGGGGGGGAAAtgagaaatggggaaaatgagaaatggggaaaatgaggagaaatgggggaaatgaggagaaacggggaaaatgaggagaaacggggaaaatgaggagaaacggggaaatgaggagaaacggggaaatgaggagaaatgaGGGAAATGAGGAGAAACGGGGAAATGAGGAGAAACGGGGGAAATGAGGagagaaatggggggaaatgagCAGAGAAATGCgggggaaacggggggaaaatgaggagagaaatggggggaaatgaggagagaaatggggagaaaacGAGGAGAAacgggggggggaaaaaaaacccaaaggacagcaagagaaaaatgagaagtggGACGCAAGAGCGCGaccgcgccggggccgccgcccgcccgcggggTTTCTCGCGCCCGAAGCTCCGTGCGGGGCGCGGACTCACCCTGAAGTGCAGCAGCAGGTTGCGGTCCCGGCACAGGGGACACGGGTTCCCCACGCGCTTCCCCCGGcgctgcggggacacgggcgggggtcccggggagcccagagccccccccgggccaccccagtccccccaatcccccccagtccatcccaaccccccccggtgtccccaatccctccccagtccatcccagtgtccccaattcccccccagtccatcccagtccccccaatccctccccagtccatcccagtccccccaattccccccagtccatcccagtccccccaattcccccccagtccatcccaccccccccggtgtccccaatccctccccagtccatcccagtgtcccaaatccctcccagttccccccagtccatcccaatCCCCCCCAGTGActccagtccatcccagtgtccctaatccctccccagtccccccaatcccccccagttccccccaatcccccccaccctccccagtgtccccagtccccccaatcccccccagttccccccaatcccccccaccctccccagtgtccccagtccccccaatccccctcaatccccccagtccccccagtccccccaatcacccccagttcccccaATCCCTCCAATCCCCCCCGTCTCCCCCAatcctcccagtgtccccagttccccccaatccccccagttcccccaatcccccccagtccctccaaTCACCCCCAGTCCCCCCGAgttcccccccaccctccccagtgtccccagttccccccaatccccccaattcccccccagtcccccaatctccccagtccccccccagTCCTCCTCActccccccaatccccccaattccccccaatcccccccggtcccccccaatccccccagttccccccaatctccccagttccccccaatCTCCCCCAAtctccccagtcccccccaatctccccagtcccccccaatccccccagttccccccaatctccccagttcccccaatcccccccaatctccccagtcccccccaatcccccccagtctccccaatccccccaatcccccccagttcccctcaatcccccccactccccccaatccccccagtgtccccaatcccccccagtccccccagttccccccaatccccccaattcccccccagtccccccaatctccccagtcctcctcactccccccaatccccccaattccccccaatccccccagtttcccccaATCTCCCCCAGTCTCCCCAatccccccaatcccccccagtccccctcAATCCCCCTCaatccccccagtccccccagttccccccaatccccccagtgtccccagttccccccagtctccccaatccccccaatcccccccagttcccctcaatcccccccactccccccagttccccccagtgtccccagttccccccagttcccccaatccccccagtCCTCCTCActccccccaatcccccccaatcccccccagTCTCCCCAATCCCCCCGAgttcccccccaccctccccagtGTCCTCAatccccccaatcccccccaatccccccaattccccccaatcccccccactccccccagtccccccagtccccccagcccccccgcccccccggcccctcaccACGCAGGCCTTGCGGGTGCGCTGGGGCGGGACGCCTCCCTTGTGGTTGCGGCGGTGGCCGAGCCACACCGGCCTGTCCCCGTACGTGACGCGGTACTCTGGGCGACACGGCGCGTCGGGACCCCCAAACCcgccctttttccccccaaaaccccgcgcccccccccccccgcgttACCTTCACTCTCCAGGTACTCCCAGGGCCGCTGCTCGTAGGGGGacgctggggacacgggggggccCCTGGGGGCTGCCGAGCTGCTGCACAGCCGGGGGGGGTCCTGCGGGAGCGCTGACGTCACCCCCCCCGCCGCCGTGACGTCACCGGCCGCGCCGTGACGTCACGGAGCGCCACCCCGGCCTGTGTCGCTGCCGCGATCGCCCCCATgatttcccctttccccccaccccggaTCCCAATCCCGCTCATTtgttttccccccccaaaaacgcCTCACCCGGGCCCACAGGCCGCCCCGCACCGCCCGCAGCAGCGCGGCCCCATAGCGCGCCGCCATGCTGCCGTACGGCCCCGCCCCTCGTGGGCGGGCGCGCCGCCATCTTGCCGTACGGCTCCGcccacccccccaacccccgccccgctccgcgcaTGCGCGGCGCGAATAAAAACTGCGCCACACGGCCCACGCGGGGGGGGGAACAAtggcgggcggcggccgcgcaTGCGCGGCAGGGAGGGGCGGCGGTTTGTGCGCAGGCGCAGCGCCGGcgcgggggcgtggccaggcgTGTGGGCGGGGCCGGGTATAAAAGGCGCCGCCCGCGCCAACCGCCGCCATTCTGAGGGCCGAGTGACGGTGAGTAGAGAGctgcggcggggcggcgggcggcggggcggggggggtttGCCccccgtttttttttttttttcgattTTTAAGGCGCTGGGGGTGCGCTGGGCAGGGCCGGAGTCCCGTTGGCTGCAGAGCGTGGCGGGCCCCCCCTTCCCCGCCGGGGTGCGGGGCCCTGGGCCTTCGCCTTCCCCTCAGCCCTGAGGAgaaaacaccccccccccccccccttcgGCTCTTCACTCACTTccctcttttaaaatttaaacctGTCCCCGGGGATTACGAGTGCTAATCATTTCGTGTCTCTCTTCTttgcttctaatttttttttttccctttttttctttattgtgcCCAccacccccccttttttttttttttttttgttttttttctcctccttttccccgCTCCAGGTTTGGTTGCTCTTGAGAGACGCCGTCGCCTTTAccacgagaaaaaaaaaaaaaacaaaccaccaccaaaaaaaaaaaccaaagcaaagcaacaacaaaacaacaacaacaacaaaaaaacaaaaacaaacaatcaaacaaatacaaaaaaaaaaaaaaaagggaagaaagggcTTTTCTTCCCGCTCGCGTGGAAGCGCCATCGCAGCCGCCGTCCTTGGGACCGTCCTTGGAAGCCGTTCCAGATTCTAAGGAAACCGCCACCTAAAAAACATATTTACCCTCTtctttcccccccaaaaaaaccaacaggcaaaccagctttttttttggcaaacccagcaacttttttttatttttttcaccgTTTAGCTCGCCAAAACCCCccttttaagggaaaaaaaccctgccttttaaaaaactaaagctgaaaaagaaaaaaaaagttgctgttgtattttttttttttttttttaaaagccatgaCCAAAACCAAAGATTTTTTCTGGCTCTGATCACCCCACCAATGCCAAAATCCAAACCGTGAAGCGTTGTCGGcgagaaaaaaaattggataGTAAGTGTTGAATTTTCAACCAGCTGAATTCCccttaaaagataaaaaaaaaaagaacaaaaaaaccacccccaaaaccccatttATTTgtgccaaagagaaaaaaaaataccgaAGAGCCCCGAGTGCGTGCGCGAGGAGGACGGAGCTTTAAACCGTcaaatttgggggattttgtgCAAAAACGGCGGAGGGTTCGTGCGCTCCCacgcaaaacaaaaaaacccaacccaaaaagGGCCAAAATGGGGTGAAACCCCCCCAAAATCGCTCGGTTTgttgcggggtgggggggggtgagACGGAAAACCGGGGCGGGTTgttgggggggcgggggggtaACGAGCAATCTGTACATAAAGATTGCGGGGCGGCCGCTGGACGCGTCGAATCCGGGGCACTTTGGGCGATTCTCTgttaaattgatttattttttttttcccaccccccccaaccctGTATTTTTTAGGTGCCATTTTAGGATTGTTTTGCGCAGAGAAATGCtggggttggggtggggggggagagGTGGAAAAAGGGGTCGCGGTTAATGCGGGGGGGTGCGAAATAAAGATGGCCAGGCGGGCCGAGCTTTGCCCAAAAAACGCCTTTTTTAGGGCAAAACCAGGGTTGGCTTtaaccaaaaacccccaaaaccccccccccAGGAGCAGCGTGGTTGGCGGCGCTAAGATGGCGCGGCCGCTCCCGCCCTTTATCTCcaggttttctttccattttccctaattcccctcattttttttttggttttttttttttggttgttgttccCCCTTATTTTTTATAGCTATTTATTTCGTTGCAGGTCGGGCCCCGCGAGCCCCTTTTTAATTAATCCCCGCGGATTTAATCGTTCTGTTAATTAACGTAGGTgctgcgcggggcggcggggggggaaggGCGGGGGGGGTCGTTATTTATATTTATGTCtcttcccccccttccccccccccaaaaaaaaaaaaaaaccaacccttcCCCGACCCCCAAATCCGCTGGTTTTTGCCCATTTTCCCCGTTTCTAAGATGGCGCCGGGCCTGGCGCGGCTGATGCAACCGCCAAACCCCTCCCCCCGCGGCCTGGACTGcgccaaaaacccccaaattcaccccaaaacccccctccGACCCCCCCCCTGCGCCCATCGGAGCCTACGCCGAAAAAAccccctttttcctccccaaaacggtgcttttaaaacaatcattatccctttttccccttttattttaGGGTGCCCCCCCCCTCCCTCCTCGGTGGGTTCGGGTGGcggttttggggtgggggggggtggggggggggttggttgGAGCAGCGTCATCAATCAATTAATAACCTTTAATTTATCGTGACAGGGAAATGCTACCACTGGGCttcacccccccaaaaaacctgcCTTTGTTTTGAGGGGGGCGCACCccaaaaagctcattttttgtCCTGATTCCCCCCGATTTGCCCCGTTTTGGCAGCGCAGGCGAAGGGAACTCGCTTTACCGCAGCAAAAGGCGCCGGGTAAgcaaaaaaaaacaccttttttttttttttttccacccccccccccccgttttaattacatttcacGACCTTCGCTTTTAGCTGTTTCGAATCAAAACTAGAAATTTCtcctgtgttgtttttttgttttttttttttttccccccttttggCGATTTCCACCCGTTTCCCGGTGCTGCGGGcgcccccctcctcctccaaaaACACCCAAATTTGAagcattttgcttaaaaataatgctgttttttaaatatattcgATTCAATGGCGAAATAATGTGGTTTTTAGTGATTTTCCCCCAAACGGCGCAGGCCGAAGCCCTTTTTGTGCCAGTGGTGGCATTTCCCGGGGGGGGCCCTTgtggcccccccccccccattacCCCCTGGTTTGGGGTCTGCacgaccccccccccccccccattcgCCAAAACCGGGGTTCTGACCCCAAAAAAAGCGCGGGTTTGGgtaaaaaaccacccaaaagcGGCGTCTCAGGTGATTCGCCCCCGGAGGGGGGGTCGGTGgactttggggacacccccccccctcctccaggctgggggtgtttgctgctctgtgaccccccccccaaaaaaatggggaaaaccCCCCAAATTGGGCACGTTTTGGGGGGGCTCAGCCTCCCCGGGCGGGTGGTGACGTCaccggggggggggacaccctgTGACCCTCCCCCCAAACAGCCCAGGGGGGGCTCGTGCTTGGGGGGGGGTCAAAG belongs to Caloenas nicobarica isolate bCalNic1 chromosome 35, bCalNic1.hap1, whole genome shotgun sequence and includes:
- the ATAT1 gene encoding alpha-tubulin N-acetyltransferase 1 produces the protein MEFPFDLAPVLGDRFCVVDQHLRPAGRPGPTHRGDVEQQLRTVIDELGKASAEAQGLPAPVTSAARMESNRHVLYILRDGNSQRTPRGAVIGFLKVGYKKLFLLDRHGAHNEAEPLCVLDFYIHESLQRHGHGRELFQHMLQSERVEPRRLAIDRPSPKLLGFLRKHYGLQDAIPQVNNFVIFEGFFSNRPAPARRPPPKRPEEEIKPYSLSERDFLREEAEPPWPFNLRPAGGSPVRGTLRPFVRRDGRTEPPAGQTDAPLPPRRASSLGR
- the MRPS18B gene encoding small ribosomal subunit protein mS40 isoform X1; translated protein: MAARYGAALLRAVRGGLWARDPPRLCSSSAAPRGPPVSPASPYEQRPWEYLESEEYRVTYGDRPVWLGHRRNHKGGVPPQRTRKACVRRGKRVGNPCPLCRDRNLLLHFRNVKLLDQFICPHSGVVLHPTHTGLCMKQHKLLSRAVAQAQDHGLLWLRVPYVPAPREDFSNRHPAVARTPPAPAPRRPWYPWYERQPPAPAAIARLRRLYKGYLREDAAVGAPPASPPAP
- the MRPS18B gene encoding small ribosomal subunit protein mS40 isoform X2; this translates as MAARYGAALLRAVRGGLWARDPPRLCSSSAAPRGPPVSPASPYEQRPWEYLESEEYRVTYGDRPVWLGHRRNHKGGVPPQRTRKACVRRGKRVGNPCPLCRDRNLLLHFRNVKLLDQFICPHSGVVLHPTHTGLLWLRVPYVPAPREDFSNRHPAVARTPPAPAPRRPWYPWYERQPPAPAAIARLRRLYKGYLREDAAVGAPPASPPAP